Proteins encoded within one genomic window of Variovorax sp. OAS795:
- the rpsG gene encoding 30S ribosomal protein S7 has protein sequence MPRRREVPKREILPDPKYGNVELSKFMNVIMEGGKKAIAERIIYGALDFIEKKNPDKDPLEAFTVAINNVKPMVEVKSRRVGGANYQVPVEVRPVRRLALSMRWIKEAARKRGEKSMALRLANELMEATEGRGGAMKKRDEVHRMAEANRAFSHFRF, from the coding sequence TGCCACGTCGTCGCGAAGTCCCCAAACGTGAAATCCTGCCGGATCCCAAGTACGGCAATGTCGAGCTGTCGAAGTTCATGAACGTGATCATGGAAGGCGGCAAGAAGGCGATCGCCGAGCGCATCATTTATGGCGCGCTCGACTTCATCGAGAAGAAGAACCCCGACAAGGACCCGCTCGAGGCCTTCACCGTTGCCATCAACAACGTGAAGCCGATGGTCGAAGTCAAGTCGCGCCGCGTCGGCGGTGCCAACTACCAGGTGCCGGTCGAAGTCCGTCCCGTCCGCCGCCTCGCCCTGTCGATGCGCTGGATCAAGGAAGCCGCCCGCAAGCGCGGCGAAAAGTCGATGGCCCTGCGCCTGGCCAACGAACTCATGGAAGCCACGGAAGGCCGTGGCGGTGCCATGAAGAAGCGCGACGAAGTGCACCGCATGGCAGAAGCCAACCGCGCTTTCAGCCACTTCCGCTTCTAA